A region of Dioscorea cayenensis subsp. rotundata cultivar TDr96_F1 chromosome 5, TDr96_F1_v2_PseudoChromosome.rev07_lg8_w22 25.fasta, whole genome shotgun sequence DNA encodes the following proteins:
- the LOC120262368 gene encoding protein SODIUM POTASSIUM ROOT DEFECTIVE 2-like: MGRLRFERVLDCFSFPNCCTSYLCANAMEDEECERMTLIKVPEDQKLKLGDHLNNACKTLAFHLEPKTVVLRVSMHCNGCARKVEKHISKMEGVTSFEVDLQSKKVVVVGDINPFEVLDSVSKIKFAELCLFT; this comes from the exons ATGGGAAGGCTAAGGTTTGAGAGAGTATtggattgtttttcttttccaaattgtTGTACATCTTATCTTTGTGCCAATGCAATGGAAGATGAAGAGTGTGAAAGGATGACCCTCATCAAAGTTCCTGAAGATCAGAAGCTAAAACTTGGTGATCATCTCAATAATGCATGCAAGACATTGGCTTTTCATCTTGAGCCAAAG actgTAGTTCTAAGGGTGTCAATGCATTGCAATGGATGTGCAAGGAAGGTTGAAAAACATATCTCAAAGATGGAAG GAGTGACATCATTTGAGGTAGATCTACAAAGCAAGAAGGTGGTTGTGGTGGGTGATATCAACCCATTTGAGGTTCTTGACAGTGTTTCCAAGATTAAGTTTGCAGAGCTATGTCTATTCACCTAA
- the LOC120262005 gene encoding strigolactone esterase D14-like, translating to MNIKLTGKGEQTVILAHGYGASQCVWDELCPLLEDKYRVVVFDWIFSADISQQNDHDLDALNYSSFNALSDDLISLVEENHLHGSVYVGHSMAGMLGCIASVKSPHLFSHLILLGATPSYLNDKNYKGGFDKEMVDKMLCDIEFNFKTWAPNFASMVVGPENPDAVEKYTKTLQRMKPEVALSVARTLFQSDNRHVLENVQIQCTIIHCKNDNVAPEFVAKYMEAKMKGRASIVTIDADVGHFPQLTAPQKLYQVLHKVLTSNTSLFQS from the exons ATGAACATAAAGCTCACAGGGAAAGGGGAGCAAACAGTGATCCTTGCTCATGGGTATGGGGCAAGCCAGTGTGTATGGGATGAGTTATGTCCCTTGTTAGAAGACAAGTATAGAGTGGTTGTGTTTGATTGGATCTTTTCTGCAGATATATCACAACAAAATGATCATGATTTGGATGCTTTAAACTACTCTAGTTTTAATGCTTTATCAGATGATCTGATATCTCTTGTAGAAGAGAATCATCTCCATGGCTCTGTGTATGTAGGTCATTCCATGGCTGGCATGCTTGGTTGCATAGCTTCTGTCAAGTCTCCTCATCTTTTCAGCCATCTTATTCTTCTTGGAGCAACTCCAAG CTATTTGAATGACAAAAATTATAAAGGTGGATTCGATAAGGAAATGGTTGACAAAATGCTATGTGACATAGAATTTAATTTCAAGACATGGGCCCCAAATTTCGCATCAATGGTCGTAGGTCCTGAAAACCCGGACGCTGTGGAAAAATACACAAAGACATTGCAAAGAATGAAGCCAGAGGTTGCCCTTTCGGTTGCTAGAACACTTTTCCAAAGTGATAACAGGCATGTACTAGAGAACGTTCAGATCCAATGCACCATAATTCATTGCAAGAACGACAATGTCGCACCGGAGTTCGTGGCCAAGTACATGGAGGCGAAGATGAAGGGCCGAGCCTCGATCGTTACCATCGATGCCGATGTCGGGCACTTCCCTCAGCTCACTGCTCCTCAAAAACTATATCAAGTTCTTCACAAAGTCCTTACCTCCAACACCTCCTTGTTTCAATCATGA